The Sphingobacterium bambusae genome includes a window with the following:
- a CDS encoding TonB-dependent receptor, translating into MKRKNVRWYTYMVFALLFTVGIAPLQAQVETKPIINASLEGTVVDSDTREPIEGVTVQLEAVTHSVRTNRDGRFQFVTGQKLPFTVILSYVGYEKKTVVVSSSPTVIELKPITENLSEVVVTSRRRREQLQDIPIPVSLIRGTAVEDAGAFNVNRLKELVPTVQLYTSNARNTTLNIRGLGSTYGLTNDGIDPGVGFYLDGVYIARPAATWLDFIDIEQIEVLRGPQGTLFGKNTTAGAFNITTRLPQFSPEANFELSYGNYGFIQAKTSLTGPISKKLAARVSFSGTQRNGTLYNVHTNRDINNINNLGFRGQLLYTPTEDIKIVVAGDISKQRPDGYGWGIAGVVQTQRADYRQFNNIIADLNYTVPYTSAFERKVDLDTQSKADNELGGISVNADIKIGNGTLTSTSAWRYWDWVPLNDRDYLGLPVFTVSAGNSVHDQWSQEFRYSGKISEKVSGVVGLYGLWQDLGTDPVHTEEAGSALWRFAQSSTSALWQTPGLFDNYGIRTTYGIKSTSLAAYSQVDWAVTDKLHILPGLRYNYDKKVANYDRQRYGGLETSDPALQALKNGIYTDQSFDTDASAGNWSGQLSAQYKFTPRLNTFATYSVSYKPIGINVGGLPTANGEVLLDLARVKPEAVHHKEFGVKTIPTRNAILNLTIYQTDIKDYQTLVQTPDPGVNRGYLANAEKVRVRGLELDGSIRLFNALLLNGAFAYTDGKYVRFTNAPVPLEEVGGPEAFKDVSGGELPGISKWAGSFGAEVTRKGKLLALTGSYFLGADVFYRSTFSSSPSPSAYLNIDGYSLLNARVGFRASNGLSVLIWGRNIANTDYYEQLLAAPGSYGQYAGVIGDPRTYGVTLRYNLK; encoded by the coding sequence ATGAAAAGAAAAAACGTGCGTTGGTATACGTACATGGTCTTCGCTCTCCTGTTTACGGTGGGCATTGCGCCTCTGCAAGCACAGGTAGAAACGAAACCGATTATTAATGCGTCCTTGGAAGGTACAGTGGTCGATTCCGACACACGCGAACCTATTGAGGGCGTTACTGTACAGCTCGAAGCGGTGACGCACAGTGTGCGAACCAACCGTGATGGTCGTTTTCAATTTGTCACTGGACAAAAGTTGCCCTTCACGGTTATTTTGTCTTACGTAGGCTATGAAAAGAAAACAGTAGTGGTTTCTTCCTCTCCAACCGTAATCGAATTGAAACCTATTACCGAGAACCTGAGTGAGGTGGTGGTTACCTCTAGACGACGTCGGGAACAATTGCAGGATATCCCTATTCCGGTATCGTTGATTCGTGGCACAGCTGTGGAAGATGCCGGGGCATTTAATGTCAACCGACTGAAGGAATTGGTACCCACCGTACAGTTGTATACCTCGAATGCGCGTAACACCACCTTAAATATTCGCGGCTTGGGATCTACCTATGGTTTAACGAACGATGGTATTGATCCCGGTGTTGGATTTTACTTGGATGGCGTTTATATCGCTCGTCCGGCAGCAACCTGGCTCGACTTTATCGACATTGAGCAGATTGAGGTTTTACGTGGCCCGCAGGGAACGCTTTTCGGAAAAAATACAACCGCCGGCGCATTCAACATTACGACGCGCCTGCCACAGTTTAGCCCTGAAGCCAACTTTGAGCTGAGCTATGGTAACTATGGATTCATACAGGCTAAAACATCCCTCACCGGACCGATCTCGAAAAAACTGGCCGCTCGGGTTTCGTTCTCCGGAACGCAACGCAACGGTACCTTGTATAATGTGCATACAAACAGGGATATCAATAACATCAACAATTTGGGTTTTCGCGGACAGTTGCTTTATACGCCTACAGAAGATATTAAGATCGTCGTTGCCGGTGATATTTCCAAACAGCGGCCAGATGGCTACGGTTGGGGTATTGCAGGCGTGGTGCAAACACAACGCGCCGATTATCGCCAGTTCAACAATATTATTGCAGACCTGAACTATACCGTCCCCTACACGAGCGCCTTCGAACGTAAAGTGGATCTTGATACGCAATCCAAAGCTGACAATGAATTGGGTGGCATATCGGTGAACGCCGATATCAAGATTGGTAATGGTACCTTGACCTCTACTTCTGCTTGGCGCTATTGGGATTGGGTTCCCTTGAATGATCGGGATTACTTGGGACTACCTGTTTTCACCGTCTCCGCCGGAAACTCCGTCCACGATCAATGGTCGCAGGAATTTAGGTACTCTGGGAAGATAAGTGAAAAAGTGAGCGGTGTAGTGGGCTTATACGGTTTATGGCAAGATCTAGGGACAGATCCGGTACATACCGAAGAAGCGGGATCTGCTTTATGGCGTTTCGCACAAAGCTCTACCAGCGCGCTATGGCAAACACCCGGCCTCTTCGACAATTACGGTATCCGTACCACCTACGGCATCAAGTCTACCAGTTTAGCGGCCTATTCGCAAGTTGACTGGGCTGTCACCGATAAATTGCATATCCTTCCAGGATTACGTTACAACTATGATAAGAAAGTAGCAAACTATGATCGTCAACGTTATGGCGGTTTGGAAACCTCCGATCCGGCATTGCAAGCCTTGAAAAATGGCATCTATACCGATCAATCTTTCGATACCGATGCCTCGGCCGGCAACTGGTCTGGTCAGCTATCTGCGCAGTATAAATTTACCCCTCGCTTGAATACATTCGCTACTTATTCCGTGAGCTACAAGCCTATCGGTATTAACGTAGGGGGGCTTCCTACGGCCAATGGCGAGGTGCTATTGGATTTGGCTCGTGTAAAACCAGAAGCGGTGCATCATAAAGAGTTTGGCGTTAAAACAATACCTACACGCAATGCGATCTTGAATCTGACGATCTACCAAACCGATATCAAAGACTACCAAACCTTGGTACAAACGCCGGATCCGGGAGTAAACCGGGGCTACTTGGCGAATGCCGAGAAGGTTCGTGTGCGAGGATTGGAGTTGGATGGTAGCATCCGTTTGTTCAATGCATTGCTGTTGAATGGCGCATTTGCCTACACGGACGGAAAATACGTGCGCTTCACCAATGCGCCGGTACCTTTGGAGGAAGTGGGCGGACCGGAGGCTTTTAAAGATGTTTCTGGAGGCGAATTGCCCGGTATCTCCAAGTGGGCAGGCTCTTTTGGCGCGGAGGTCACGCGCAAAGGAAAATTGCTTGCTCTAACAGGTAGCTACTTTCTCGGAGCTGATGTGTTCTACCGATCGACGTTCTCATCGAGCCCTTCACCATCGGCATATCTCAATATTGATGGGTATAGCCTGCTAAATGCACGGGTAGGGTTTAGAGCATCGAATGGTCTTTCGGTACTTATATGGGGGCGTAACATCGCCAATACCGATTATTACGAACAGCTGCTTGCCGCACCCGGAAGTTATGGGCAGTATGCAGGCGTTATCGGCGACCCAAGAACGTATGGTGTAACCTTACGGTACAACCTGAAATAA